One genomic region from Glaciimonas sp. PAMC28666 encodes:
- a CDS encoding NTP transferase domain-containing protein: MDLAASGQIVGILLAAGRGRRFDSSGKQSKLLQLLPGGESILATAAKNLSTVLPSAVVCRADTAAAAAHMAAHLQYGKYGGTLLHCPNADDGMAATLVYGLQQTATAAGWVIALADMPFVQVATILALKTALEQGADIAVPVCNQRRGNPVAFSHRHLSRLLALRGDQGARALLQHFPVAEVVVDDRGVLQDIDTVADIPHS; this comes from the coding sequence ATGGATCTTGCCGCCTCCGGTCAAATAGTCGGTATCTTGCTGGCGGCCGGACGCGGGCGTCGTTTCGATTCGAGCGGGAAGCAAAGCAAATTGCTCCAACTTCTTCCCGGTGGCGAATCGATTTTGGCAACGGCTGCAAAGAATCTATCCACGGTACTGCCAAGCGCCGTCGTATGCCGGGCTGATACTGCTGCGGCAGCGGCGCACATGGCCGCGCATCTTCAATACGGTAAATATGGCGGTACCCTGCTTCATTGCCCGAATGCGGATGACGGCATGGCGGCGACGCTCGTGTACGGTCTTCAGCAAACGGCGACAGCGGCGGGGTGGGTGATCGCGTTGGCCGATATGCCCTTCGTTCAGGTTGCTACGATTCTGGCGTTAAAAACGGCGCTGGAGCAGGGCGCTGATATTGCCGTTCCCGTGTGTAATCAGCGGCGCGGCAATCCGGTGGCTTTCAGCCATCGCCATTTATCGCGGTTATTGGCGCTACGCGGCGATCAGGGCGCGCGTGCTCTGTTGCAGCATTTTCCTGTGGCGGAGGTGGTCGTGGATGATCGGGGTGTCCTGCAGGACATAGATACCGTCGCCGATATACCACATTCGTAA
- a CDS encoding DUF3429 domain-containing protein, which yields MNPHFLNKRLIIVLGYTGLVPFVLLTLGCWVVSPDWLGEFIRGQMAYGVAALSFLGGIHWGAMVLRADLSAERTKRALIWGIMPTTIAWFSTLFFAYGYTLLILGFIAAYQVDKRLFVWYGLPGWFIELRYRLTCAAVGAMVLAMLAAGVRGNLGA from the coding sequence ATGAATCCACATTTCTTAAATAAACGCCTGATCATTGTTCTTGGCTATACGGGCCTGGTCCCGTTCGTACTGTTGACGCTGGGTTGTTGGGTAGTGAGCCCCGATTGGCTCGGCGAGTTTATTCGCGGTCAGATGGCGTATGGTGTCGCCGCGTTATCATTTCTCGGAGGAATTCATTGGGGCGCGATGGTATTGCGCGCTGACCTGTCGGCGGAGCGCACCAAAAGGGCGTTAATTTGGGGCATCATGCCAACTACTATCGCCTGGTTTTCGACCCTCTTCTTCGCGTATGGTTATACTTTGTTGATTCTCGGCTTTATCGCGGCATATCAGGTGGACAAGCGTTTGTTCGTCTGGTATGGCTTGCCTGGCTGGTTCATTGAATTACGTTATAGATTAACTTGTGCAGCGGTCGGCGCTATGGTGTTGGCAATGCTTGCTGCCGGAGTGAGAGGAAATCTCGGTGCATAA
- a CDS encoding M61 family metallopeptidase: MHKSTQKSSAKPTAKSIAKSAMSKSGVKRTKTVLKASTRLNAKSSTKSSTKSGARLLAQSLTEHLSRSDRAEAALRTASLHYSIIAADPAAHLFAVTLVINAPAAVGQIVALPAWIPGSYMIREFARHVVQIRGESNGQTIALKKLDKHSWQAAPCDGPLTLHYQVYAWDLSVRAAHLDQTHGFFNGTSVFLRVVGQENISHVVDIQRPQGDEYADWRIATALPTLKARRGTFGTYAAANYDELIDHPVEMGLFQLATFKAHGVPHEIAITGNVPNLDMPRLSADLKKICETQIAFFEPAGTKFARQAPMPRYVFLTLAVGDGYGGLEHRASTALICARADLPVKGQPETSDGYRTFLGLCSHEYFHTWNIKRIKPAAFAPYDLQVENYTPLLWLFEGFTSYYDDLMLFRCGLIDQPQYLKMVTKTINGVLLGTGRRKQSVAESSFDAWVKYYRQDENAPNAIISYYTKGSLVALALDLMIRSETKNKKSLDDVMRALWQHYGRDFFANNDMAGRGVTEAAVETLFDAVTGLKLKRFFDRFVRGTEDLPLAKLLATAGVTIADTRKTAKPGLGARINRVGAESKVANVYEGGTAHRAGLSAGDMLLALDGIRVTSNLDILLARYRVGDTVTLHVFRRDELLVLQVRLLADATPQWDLKAELKPVAILAARNAWLDGRTGR; encoded by the coding sequence GTGCATAAATCTACGCAAAAATCTTCTGCAAAACCGACGGCAAAATCCATCGCCAAATCGGCTATGTCGAAGTCGGGCGTCAAGCGGACCAAAACGGTGTTGAAAGCAAGTACCAGGCTGAACGCCAAGTCGAGCACTAAGTCGAGCACTAAGTCCGGTGCCAGGTTGTTGGCCCAGTCGCTGACCGAGCATTTGTCTCGTAGCGATAGGGCTGAGGCGGCTCTACGCACTGCCAGCCTGCATTACAGTATTATCGCGGCCGACCCCGCCGCCCATTTATTTGCGGTGACGTTAGTGATCAATGCGCCTGCGGCTGTGGGGCAAATTGTGGCGCTACCGGCGTGGATTCCGGGTAGTTACATGATCCGCGAATTTGCGCGTCATGTTGTACAAATCCGTGGTGAATCGAACGGCCAAACGATCGCGCTAAAAAAACTCGATAAACATTCCTGGCAAGCCGCACCTTGTGACGGGCCGCTGACATTGCACTATCAGGTGTACGCGTGGGATTTGTCCGTTCGTGCCGCACATCTGGATCAGACGCATGGTTTTTTTAACGGTACCAGCGTATTTCTACGGGTCGTGGGACAAGAAAATATCTCGCACGTGGTGGATATCCAGCGTCCTCAAGGCGATGAATATGCGGATTGGCGTATCGCTACGGCGTTACCGACTTTAAAGGCCCGGCGCGGCACTTTCGGCACTTATGCGGCGGCCAATTACGATGAGTTGATCGATCATCCTGTGGAGATGGGTTTATTTCAACTGGCCACATTCAAAGCGCATGGCGTGCCGCATGAGATCGCCATTACCGGCAACGTGCCAAATCTGGACATGCCGCGTTTGAGCGCGGATCTTAAAAAGATTTGTGAAACGCAGATCGCCTTCTTTGAGCCGGCAGGAACCAAATTTGCCAGGCAAGCGCCGATGCCGCGGTATGTATTTTTAACGTTGGCAGTGGGCGACGGTTATGGCGGTCTTGAACATCGTGCCTCGACCGCATTGATTTGTGCCAGGGCAGATTTGCCGGTGAAGGGGCAGCCTGAAACCAGTGACGGTTATCGTACCTTTTTGGGTCTTTGCAGTCATGAATATTTCCATACATGGAACATCAAGCGCATCAAGCCTGCGGCGTTTGCACCCTATGATTTACAGGTCGAAAATTACACACCGTTGTTGTGGCTGTTCGAAGGTTTTACCAGTTATTACGATGACTTGATGTTGTTCCGGTGTGGTCTGATCGATCAGCCCCAATATTTGAAAATGGTCACTAAAACGATTAATGGCGTGCTGCTCGGAACTGGACGTCGCAAGCAGAGCGTGGCTGAGTCAAGCTTCGACGCCTGGGTAAAATATTATCGTCAGGATGAAAACGCGCCAAACGCGATCATCAGCTACTACACGAAAGGCTCGCTGGTCGCGCTGGCGCTGGATTTAATGATCCGCAGCGAAACCAAAAACAAGAAATCGCTGGATGATGTCATGCGCGCGTTGTGGCAACATTATGGCCGTGATTTTTTTGCGAATAACGACATGGCGGGAAGAGGCGTGACGGAAGCGGCGGTCGAAACCTTATTCGATGCGGTGACCGGACTGAAGTTAAAACGTTTCTTTGATCGGTTTGTGCGCGGTACCGAAGATCTGCCGTTAGCAAAGTTGCTTGCTACCGCAGGCGTAACGATTGCCGACACACGTAAAACGGCAAAGCCGGGTTTGGGCGCGCGCATTAACCGCGTCGGTGCTGAAAGCAAAGTGGCAAATGTTTATGAAGGTGGCACGGCCCATCGTGCCGGTTTGTCGGCCGGGGATATGTTGCTGGCGCTCGATGGTATTCGTGTGACGTCGAATCTGGATATTCTTCTGGCCCGCTATCGGGTTGGCGATACCGTGACGCTGCATGTATTCCGGCGCGATGAATTGTTGGTGCTACAGGTCAGGTTGTTGGCTGATGCGACGCCGCAATGGGACCTTAAGGCAGAGTTGAAGCCAGTCGCCATTTTAGCGGCGCGTAATGCGTGGCTGGACGGAAGAACGGGGCGCTAA
- a CDS encoding UbiX family flavin prenyltransferase, with translation MVSVAPEECSAPSRRLIIAITGATGVAYGVRLLQFLREVPEIESHLLISDAGVLNLHQELDMRRKEVEALADVTYNVRDVGASIASGSFQSDGMIVAPCSMKTLAAVANGLSDNLITRAADVVLKERRRLTLMVRETPFNLAHLRNMTSVTEMGGIIFPPLPGFYHRPKTINEMIDHTVGRVLDLYGIAHTLTPRWSGLKAH, from the coding sequence GTGGTATCAGTCGCCCCCGAGGAATGTTCCGCGCCATCACGGCGATTAATCATCGCCATCACTGGCGCAACCGGTGTTGCCTACGGCGTGCGGCTGCTACAGTTTTTGCGCGAAGTACCCGAGATCGAGTCGCATTTATTGATCTCGGACGCGGGCGTACTGAATTTGCATCAAGAACTCGATATGCGTCGCAAAGAAGTAGAGGCATTGGCAGACGTGACATACAACGTGCGCGATGTCGGGGCCTCGATTGCGAGTGGATCGTTTCAGTCTGACGGCATGATCGTCGCGCCCTGCTCGATGAAAACCCTGGCAGCGGTGGCAAATGGACTGTCGGACAATTTGATAACGCGGGCCGCAGACGTTGTGCTAAAAGAGCGTCGTCGGCTCACGCTCATGGTACGGGAGACGCCATTCAATTTAGCGCACCTGCGCAATATGACCAGCGTTACCGAAATGGGCGGGATTATTTTTCCGCCCCTTCCGGGCTTTTATCATCGTCCCAAAACCATCAACGAGATGATCGACCACACTGTCGGTCGCGTGCTTGATTTATATGGCATTGCTCATACCCTGACGCCACGCTGGAGCGGTCTGAAGGCACATTAA
- the grxD gene encoding Grx4 family monothiol glutaredoxin, which translates to MSEVQTWIKETVTQNPVVLFMKGTAQFPQCGFSGRAIQLLKANGAENIVTINVLEDPAVRQGIKDYSNWPTVPQLYVKGEFVGGSDIMNEMHESGELKTLLAP; encoded by the coding sequence ATGAGCGAAGTACAAACGTGGATCAAAGAAACCGTGACACAAAACCCAGTGGTTTTGTTCATGAAAGGCACAGCACAATTTCCACAGTGCGGTTTTTCAGGCCGGGCTATTCAACTGCTGAAAGCCAACGGCGCGGAAAACATCGTGACGATTAATGTGCTGGAAGATCCCGCCGTGCGTCAAGGCATCAAGGACTATTCTAACTGGCCGACCGTCCCGCAGTTATATGTTAAAGGTGAATTTGTAGGCGGCTCCGACATCATGAACGAGATGCATGAGTCCGGCGAGCTGAAAACCCTGCTGGCGCCGTAA
- the rplU gene encoding 50S ribosomal protein L21, which produces MYAVIKTGGKQYKVIAGEKLKIEQIPADIGTELTIDQVLAVGAGDTLQVGVPLVEGATVLVKVLAQGRHDKVKIFKMRRRKHYQKHQGHRQNYTEIQIVSINA; this is translated from the coding sequence ATGTACGCGGTCATAAAAACCGGTGGCAAACAATATAAAGTTATTGCCGGCGAAAAACTTAAAATAGAACAGATACCTGCAGACATTGGCACCGAACTCACTATTGATCAAGTGCTTGCAGTTGGCGCTGGCGATACCCTGCAGGTTGGGGTGCCATTGGTCGAAGGTGCTACGGTGTTGGTTAAGGTATTGGCGCAAGGTCGCCACGATAAAGTCAAGATCTTCAAAATGCGTCGTCGTAAGCATTATCAGAAGCATCAAGGCCATCGTCAAAATTACACCGAAATTCAAATCGTTTCGATCAACGCTTAA
- the rpmA gene encoding 50S ribosomal protein L27, whose protein sequence is MAHKKGGGTTRNGRDSESKRLGVKVYGGQAINAGGIIIRQRGTKTHPGENVGMGKDHTLFALIQGKVQFVIKGAEKRQYVTVVAAAA, encoded by the coding sequence ATGGCACATAAAAAAGGCGGCGGCACTACGCGCAACGGCCGTGACTCAGAGTCAAAACGACTCGGCGTCAAGGTCTACGGTGGCCAGGCGATCAACGCCGGCGGCATCATTATTCGTCAACGCGGCACTAAGACGCATCCTGGCGAAAATGTTGGCATGGGCAAGGATCACACCCTGTTCGCACTGATTCAAGGCAAAGTACAATTTGTGATTAAAGGTGCTGAAAAGCGCCAATATGTCACTGTTGTGGCTGCAGCAGCTTAA
- the obgE gene encoding GTPase ObgE: MKFIDEAKIEVIAGDGGNGVASFLREKFRPFGGPDGGDGGIGGSIYAVADRNVNTLVDFRFSKMHRAGRGENGRGSDCYGKGADDIKLRMPVGTLIVDVDTGESIADLTEHGQEIMLAKGGEGGWGNIHFKTSTNRAPRQKSDGKEGERRILRLELKVLADVGLLGQPNAGKSTFITAVSNARPKIADYPFTTLHPNLGVVRVSHEKSFVIADIPGLIEGAADGAGLGIQFLKHLQRTGLLLHIVDLAPFESTVDPVKEAKAIVKELEKYDQSLFDKPRWLVLNKLDVVPEDERKKRVKDFVKRFGWKGPVFEISALNHSGCPELVNEIYAYLAEKRQQEHRAEETHMTEEAQGILSIDPDDPRFKILD; the protein is encoded by the coding sequence ATGAAGTTTATAGATGAAGCAAAAATCGAAGTCATTGCCGGCGATGGTGGCAATGGGGTTGCGAGCTTTTTGCGCGAAAAATTTCGTCCCTTTGGTGGGCCAGACGGCGGCGATGGCGGCATCGGCGGCAGTATCTATGCTGTAGCTGACCGTAACGTCAACACCTTGGTTGACTTCCGCTTTTCTAAAATGCATCGTGCCGGTCGCGGCGAAAACGGCCGTGGGTCGGATTGCTACGGCAAAGGCGCGGACGATATCAAACTGCGCATGCCGGTTGGTACGCTGATTGTAGACGTTGATACAGGCGAAAGCATCGCTGACCTGACCGAGCATGGTCAAGAGATCATGTTAGCGAAAGGCGGCGAGGGCGGCTGGGGTAACATCCATTTCAAAACCTCCACCAATCGCGCACCGCGCCAAAAAAGCGATGGTAAAGAAGGCGAACGCCGCATTTTGCGCTTAGAACTAAAAGTTCTCGCCGACGTCGGATTGCTGGGTCAGCCGAATGCCGGTAAGTCGACATTTATCACGGCGGTGTCAAACGCCCGTCCGAAAATTGCCGATTACCCGTTTACCACGCTGCATCCTAATCTGGGCGTGGTTCGCGTCAGTCACGAGAAAAGTTTCGTCATCGCGGATATCCCTGGGTTAATTGAAGGCGCGGCAGATGGTGCTGGGCTGGGCATTCAATTTCTGAAGCACTTACAGCGCACAGGATTGTTGCTCCACATCGTTGATCTGGCACCGTTCGAGTCCACGGTTGATCCGGTTAAAGAAGCCAAGGCTATCGTCAAAGAGTTGGAAAAATACGATCAATCGTTGTTTGACAAGCCACGCTGGCTGGTCCTTAACAAACTGGACGTGGTACCGGAAGACGAACGCAAAAAACGCGTCAAGGATTTCGTTAAGCGTTTCGGATGGAAAGGTCCGGTTTTCGAAATTTCGGCACTGAATCATTCCGGTTGCCCGGAACTGGTTAACGAGATTTATGCTTATCTGGCGGAAAAACGCCAGCAAGAGCATCGGGCTGAAGAAACGCATATGACCGAAGAAGCACAAGGGATTCTGTCGATCGATCCGGACGACCCGCGCTTTAAAATTCTTGATTAA
- the proB gene encoding glutamate 5-kinase translates to MNSVIQKAKRIIIKVGSSLVTNDGKGLDSAAIATWAEQISALRALGKEVVLVSSGAVAEGMQRLGFDKRPTSIDELQACAAVGQMGLAQIYETSFRAHNLHTAQVLLTHADLADRERYLNARSTLFTLLRFGVIPIINENDTVVTDEIKFGDNDTLGALVANLIEAEALIILTDQKGLFTADPRKDPNAKFVHEAQAGDPALEIMAGDAGSSIGRGGMFTKILAAKRAATSGAHTVIAWGRETDVLTRLAAGEAIGTQLNAQTGQLKARKQWMADHLKTAGKVLLDAGAVQKLTEEGKSLLPIGVTDVLGEFGRGDVITCVSSDGRAIARGISNYTSAETRRIMRHPSSEIATILGFVEKSELIHRDNMVLL, encoded by the coding sequence ATGAACTCCGTCATTCAAAAAGCTAAACGTATCATTATCAAAGTGGGATCGTCGCTGGTCACTAATGACGGCAAAGGACTGGATAGCGCGGCAATCGCGACCTGGGCGGAGCAAATTTCCGCTTTGCGTGCGTTGGGAAAAGAAGTGGTATTAGTGAGCTCTGGTGCCGTTGCAGAAGGTATGCAGCGTTTGGGTTTTGATAAACGCCCGACCAGCATCGATGAATTGCAGGCGTGTGCGGCGGTGGGGCAAATGGGACTGGCGCAAATATACGAAACCAGTTTTCGTGCGCATAACCTGCATACCGCGCAGGTGTTGTTGACCCATGCAGATCTGGCGGATCGAGAGCGTTATCTGAATGCGCGTTCCACGCTATTTACGCTGTTGCGTTTCGGCGTTATTCCGATAATCAATGAGAACGATACGGTGGTCACGGACGAAATCAAGTTCGGCGATAACGATACGCTAGGTGCGCTGGTGGCCAATTTAATTGAGGCGGAAGCCTTGATTATCCTGACCGATCAAAAGGGCCTGTTCACCGCAGATCCGCGTAAGGATCCGAATGCCAAGTTTGTGCATGAGGCGCAAGCGGGTGATCCGGCGCTCGAAATCATGGCTGGCGATGCCGGTTCAAGCATTGGTCGGGGCGGTATGTTCACCAAAATTCTGGCGGCCAAACGTGCAGCGACGTCTGGTGCGCACACTGTCATTGCATGGGGTCGTGAGACCGACGTGTTGACGCGGCTTGCCGCTGGTGAAGCGATTGGTACCCAGTTGAATGCGCAGACCGGCCAGCTAAAAGCGCGCAAACAATGGATGGCTGATCACCTGAAAACAGCGGGGAAAGTTTTGCTGGATGCGGGTGCGGTACAAAAGTTAACGGAAGAGGGTAAGTCGTTGCTGCCGATTGGCGTCACCGACGTGCTGGGAGAATTCGGCCGCGGCGATGTGATAACTTGTGTGAGCAGCGATGGTCGTGCGATTGCGCGCGGTATCAGCAATTACACCAGCGCTGAAACCAGGCGGATCATGCGCCACCCATCGTCGGAAATCGCTACAATTTTGGGGTTTGTCGAAAAGTCAGAATTGATTCATCGAGACAACATGGTCTTGTTGTAA
- a CDS encoding CNP1-like family protein, protein MFFDTMHQPRLRTLFAVTAILISAAAHVHAAPGSGPGPGFDDDFDDEVKTWQELAVQLPPQPEAANLVSFYVSPTATMKFAIDLKSITVGTDGVVRYTLVSTSSGGASNVSYEGIRCQTAEKKLYAFGHTDGNWARARLSKWQRISDVNGNRQHAALFKDFMCQDGGIAGKAVDIQARLRDNRPLKPGG, encoded by the coding sequence ATGTTTTTTGACACCATGCACCAACCAAGATTGCGCACATTGTTTGCCGTTACAGCAATCCTGATCTCCGCTGCAGCGCACGTGCATGCGGCTCCGGGTTCAGGCCCAGGTCCAGGCTTTGACGACGATTTTGACGATGAAGTGAAGACCTGGCAAGAACTGGCTGTGCAGTTACCGCCCCAACCAGAAGCTGCAAATCTGGTGTCTTTCTATGTCAGTCCTACCGCGACCATGAAATTCGCGATTGACCTCAAGTCAATCACGGTCGGAACCGATGGCGTAGTACGTTACACGTTGGTCAGCACCAGCAGCGGTGGTGCGTCAAATGTCAGCTACGAGGGGATCCGCTGCCAGACAGCCGAAAAGAAATTATATGCTTTCGGGCATACGGACGGCAATTGGGCGCGTGCGCGTCTGAGCAAATGGCAACGCATCTCCGACGTCAACGGAAACCGACAACATGCGGCGTTATTCAAAGACTTTATGTGCCAGGACGGTGGTATCGCGGGCAAGGCGGTCGATATCCAGGCGCGCCTAAGGGATAATCGTCCATTAAAACCCGGCGGCTAA
- a CDS encoding RNA pyrophosphohydrolase produces the protein MLDREGFRPNVGIILLNTQNEVWWGKRVREHSWQFPQGGIKYGETPEQAMFRELEEEIGLKAEHVKIIGRTRDWLRYEVPDHFIKRDIRGHYRGQKQIWFLLRMVGRDCDVNLRLTEHPEFDAWRWHDYWVPLEAVIEFKRDVYQRALQELSRFLMRPMQGAGRHSRPLLCTEESTEGCVATEPSEGEEISEAQKHCISAEPSIDKE, from the coding sequence ATGCTGGACCGTGAAGGCTTCCGCCCTAACGTCGGCATTATCTTGCTTAACACCCAGAATGAAGTGTGGTGGGGCAAGCGTGTGCGCGAACATTCGTGGCAATTTCCACAAGGTGGCATTAAGTACGGTGAAACGCCGGAACAAGCCATGTTTCGCGAGCTTGAGGAAGAAATTGGCCTCAAGGCGGAGCATGTCAAAATTATCGGCCGCACCCGTGACTGGCTGCGCTATGAGGTGCCTGATCATTTCATCAAACGCGATATCCGCGGGCATTATCGCGGCCAGAAACAAATCTGGTTCCTGCTGAGGATGGTGGGACGCGATTGTGATGTTAACTTGCGCCTGACCGAACATCCTGAGTTTGACGCGTGGCGCTGGCATGATTACTGGGTGCCCCTGGAAGCCGTGATCGAATTCAAGCGCGATGTTTATCAACGTGCCTTGCAAGAATTATCACGTTTCCTGATGCGTCCAATGCAAGGCGCTGGCCGCCATTCGCGACCTTTGCTCTGTACGGAGGAGTCGACGGAGGGCTGCGTAGCCACAGAGCCCAGCGAGGGCGAAGAAATCAGCGAAGCGCAAAAACATTGCATTTCGGCTGAACCTAGTATCGATAAGGAGTAG
- a CDS encoding proline--tRNA ligase: protein MRASRFFVSTLKEAPSDAEIVSHKLMMRAGMIKRLGSGIYTYMPMGLRVIRKVENIVREEMNRSGAVELLMPIVQPAELWQETGRWQKYGDELMRVKDRHGRDFIIQPTSEEVITDIARTELRSYRKLPVNFYHIQTKFRDERRPRFGLMRGREFTMKDAYSFDRDLDGLKNSYQIMYDAYIRIFNRFGLQFRPVAADNGAIGGTGSHEFHVIAATGEDAIVYCPTSDYAANMEAAEALQVDATRGAPTQALTKTATPGKAKCEAVAELLNIPLSATIKSIVLTVEKAATKTEAASSQVWLLMLRGDHMLNEIKANKIPGLAGYRFSTEEEIVDWFGTPPGYLGPINTKKPVMVVADRTVANMHDFVCGANEVDFHFTGVNWGRDLPEPMVFDIRNVVAGDQSPDGKGVLEIQRGIEIGHVFQLGTAYSEAMNATFLDENGKPQPLQMGCYGIGITRILGAAIEQNFDDKGIIWPLAIAPFEVVLCPMGYDRSEAVKAETDKLYEALLAAGVDVILDDRGERPGAMFADWELIGVPHRVVVGDRGLKEGQLEYQGRRETEATNVPVAEIVNFVKARLTA from the coding sequence ATGCGTGCCTCCCGTTTTTTTGTCTCGACTCTTAAAGAAGCACCATCCGACGCCGAAATCGTCAGCCATAAATTAATGATGCGCGCCGGCATGATTAAACGTCTCGGTTCTGGCATTTATACCTATATGCCGATGGGCTTGCGGGTTATCCGCAAAGTCGAAAATATCGTGCGCGAAGAGATGAATCGCTCTGGCGCGGTCGAACTATTGATGCCAATCGTACAACCTGCGGAATTATGGCAAGAAACTGGCCGGTGGCAGAAATATGGTGATGAGCTGATGCGGGTTAAAGATCGGCACGGTCGTGACTTCATCATCCAGCCAACCTCAGAAGAAGTGATTACCGACATTGCCCGGACTGAATTGCGCTCGTATCGCAAGCTTCCGGTGAACTTTTATCATATCCAGACCAAGTTTCGTGATGAACGTCGCCCGCGTTTCGGCCTGATGCGCGGTCGTGAATTCACGATGAAGGATGCGTATTCCTTCGACCGGGATCTGGATGGTCTGAAAAATTCGTATCAAATTATGTACGATGCTTATATTCGGATTTTTAATCGCTTTGGCCTGCAATTTCGTCCTGTCGCTGCCGACAACGGTGCGATTGGCGGTACCGGTTCGCATGAATTTCATGTGATCGCAGCCACCGGGGAAGATGCGATTGTGTATTGTCCTACGTCTGATTACGCTGCAAATATGGAAGCTGCCGAAGCGCTGCAAGTTGACGCAACGCGTGGTGCACCGACGCAAGCGCTGACAAAAACAGCGACACCAGGAAAAGCCAAGTGTGAAGCGGTTGCCGAATTATTGAACATTCCGCTAAGCGCGACCATCAAATCGATTGTGTTGACCGTTGAAAAAGCGGCGACGAAGACCGAGGCCGCATCGAGCCAGGTCTGGTTGCTGATGTTGCGCGGCGATCATATGCTCAACGAAATTAAGGCGAATAAAATTCCTGGCCTGGCTGGCTATCGCTTTTCGACGGAAGAAGAAATCGTTGACTGGTTCGGTACACCACCCGGCTATCTGGGGCCGATTAATACCAAAAAGCCTGTCATGGTCGTCGCTGATCGGACTGTCGCGAACATGCATGATTTCGTTTGCGGCGCTAATGAGGTGGATTTCCATTTCACGGGTGTTAACTGGGGACGCGATTTGCCAGAGCCGATGGTGTTTGATATCCGTAACGTGGTTGCCGGAGATCAGTCGCCGGACGGTAAAGGCGTATTGGAAATTCAGCGTGGGATTGAAATCGGCCATGTGTTTCAGCTTGGTACCGCCTATTCTGAAGCCATGAATGCTACCTTCCTGGACGAAAACGGTAAGCCGCAGCCGCTGCAAATGGGATGCTACGGCATCGGTATTACCCGCATTCTGGGTGCCGCCATTGAGCAAAACTTTGATGATAAAGGCATCATCTGGCCACTCGCCATCGCACCATTTGAGGTTGTTCTCTGCCCCATGGGCTATGATCGTAGCGAAGCAGTAAAAGCCGAAACCGACAAATTGTATGAGGCACTGCTTGCGGCTGGGGTCGACGTGATCCTCGATGATCGCGGCGAGCGTCCCGGTGCCATGTTTGCCGATTGGGAGTTGATCGGCGTTCCGCATCGTGTGGTGGTGGGCGACCGTGGCTTAAAAGAAGGGCAACTGGAATATCAGGGACGCCGCGAGACTGAGGCCACCAATGTACCGGTTGCGGAGATAGTGAATTTTGTGAAAGCGCGCTTGACTGCCTGA
- a CDS encoding lytic transglycosylase domain-containing protein — MSLALLFLSSAAHAGNQKEEAMADSVRLALSRSINDAGPPKPQFTDINQRIQYLFWLVEMSTRLKKKFPDAQMRTEFLETTWYESKRAGLDPAMVLGLIQVESAFRKYALSSVNAQGYMQVMPFWTRVIGDADRSKLFNMQTNLRYGCAILRMYLDMEKGNLYLALGRYNGSRGRPEYPNAVQAAWKRWEYSQVPLSTTVAVQ, encoded by the coding sequence ATGTCGCTTGCACTGCTCTTTTTGAGCAGTGCGGCGCATGCCGGCAATCAAAAAGAAGAGGCAATGGCGGATTCGGTCCGGTTGGCTTTGTCGCGTTCGATTAACGACGCCGGCCCGCCGAAACCGCAGTTCACCGACATCAATCAGCGTATTCAATATTTGTTTTGGCTGGTCGAAATGTCGACACGTCTCAAAAAGAAATTTCCGGATGCGCAAATGCGGACCGAATTTCTGGAAACGACCTGGTATGAGTCCAAGCGGGCGGGTCTCGATCCTGCAATGGTATTGGGCTTGATTCAGGTCGAATCAGCATTTCGCAAGTACGCACTGTCCAGCGTTAACGCTCAGGGTTACATGCAGGTGATGCCATTTTGGACGCGAGTGATCGGAGATGCCGATCGCAGCAAGCTTTTTAATATGCAGACCAACTTGCGCTATGGTTGTGCGATCTTGCGGATGTATCTGGATATGGAAAAGGGCAATCTTTATTTGGCCTTGGGCCGGTATAACGGTAGCCGTGGCCGTCCGGAGTATCCCAATGCGGTTCAGGCCGCCTGGAAGCGCTGGGAATATAGCCAGGTTCCGCTGAGCACCACAGTAGCGGTCCAGTAG